Sequence from the Christiangramia fulva genome:
TAAGCGCCTAAAGATAAAAAGTAGCCTCTAAACCAGGAAAGGAATTTTCTGAAAATATCAGTATTTATGCCATTTTTCAGGTGATGCAAATCTTGAATATCTTTTCATCACCTTCTTCGACTGCAAATCGACCATCAGCCCGATGCCCTATTACCCAAACGATCTCTTCACCGGAACACATTAGCCAGGTATTTTCCTTTTCGGGCAAAGAAAATTTTTCATCTTTAAAAAAACGGCTGATCTTCTTCCTGCCTTTCATTCCGAAGGGATAGAAATAATCTCCTTTTTTCCATTTTCTAATGACCACCGGAAACTGCAGTTTTCTTTTAGGTACATATATACAGTTCTTTGAAGTTCTTCCCAGTGCATTGGTTTCTGTTATGCAAAAAGTTCCCGGAGGTATCATCATGAAGTTTTCGCCTTCATTTACAACATATTCAAATTTTCCGGGGCGGTTTCTATTTTCCGTTAGTAATAATTTTTGCCGATCCCTGATAAGCCGATGCGTTTCGGAGTACACAACTTTTCCCGACTGTGCCGTCAGAAGTCCATAAACATCATTCCACTCGGTAAAGCCGAAAGATTTTAAAAGCTGGTAAAGTATCTGTTTGGGGTTTGGAACTTTTTTCAGAAACTCCACGTCGAGTTCATACCCAAATTCATTCTTTTGCACCACTTTAGGATAGAGAAGACTGATGTAGTCTTCAACAAGCTCAAAGCTTTCCCGAAGGTGCCGCTGGGTTTTGGCAAATGAATCCAGCAGTTGAGGATTGATCTCCTCCATAACCGGCACGATTTGCTGCCTGATCTTGTTGCGCATATATTTATCAGAAGCATTGCTGCTGTCTTCACGCCATTTCAATTTATGAGCTCGCGCGTATCCTTCGATTTCT
This genomic interval carries:
- the tilS gene encoding tRNA lysidine(34) synthetase TilS, producing MIEKDFKNLIKSRFPFLCNNRLLLAVSGGVDSVVLAHFCYVAKLDFALAHCNFNLRGEESDGDEAFVVDLADSLEAEVYTENFNTEKYAEEKGISIQMAARDLRYDWFEQLRQTLKFDFILTAHHANDNLETFLINLIRGTGPEGLTGIKTENQKIIRPLLPFSRKEIEGYARAHKLKWREDSSNASDKYMRNKIRQQIVPVMEEINPQLLDSFAKTQRHLRESFELVEDYISLLYPKVVQKNEFGYELDVEFLKKVPNPKQILYQLLKSFGFTEWNDVYGLLTAQSGKVVYSETHRLIRDRQKLLLTENRNRPGKFEYVVNEGENFMMIPPGTFCITETNALGRTSKNCIYVPKRKLQFPVVIRKWKKGDYFYPFGMKGRKKISRFFKDEKFSLPEKENTWLMCSGEEIVWVIGHRADGRFAVEEGDEKIFKICIT